The genomic window TAATTGCGGAAGAAAGCTGGTACAGCGATGATGTAACACCGAAAATGTTCCGTGATGAACTCAATCAATACGACGGTGATATTACGGTATGGATAAACAGTCCGGGCGGTGACTGTTTTGCGGCGAGTGAAATATATACGGCACTGAAAGAACATAACGGCAAAATTACAGTTAAAATAAACGGCATTGCGGCAAGTGCGGCGTCTGTAATTGCAATGGCCGGGGATATGGTTGAGATGTCTCCTACATCGATGATTATGATACATAATCCTTCAATGATGCTTTACGGACAGGCATCTGAACTTGAACAAGGTATTGATTTTCTTAACGAAGTAAAGGAATCAATTATAAATGCTTATCAGATAAAGACCGGACTGTCACGAAGCAAACTGTCATATTTGATGGACGGAGAAACATGGATGAATGCACATTCGGCACATGATATGGGGTTCTGCGACAAAATCCTATACGGCAATGATGACAGCACTGATAATCAAGATATGATTTTTGACAAAACAACAATGGTGACCAATACCATTGCCGCAATGCGCAAGAAACTTAAGCCAATAGTCAAGCCGGAA from Hominilimicola fabiformis includes these protein-coding regions:
- a CDS encoding head maturation protease, ClpP-related yields the protein MSKFWRFKTVKNKIDEENESTENVLFLNGVIAEESWYSDDVTPKMFRDELNQYDGDITVWINSPGGDCFAASEIYTALKEHNGKITVKINGIAASAASVIAMAGDMVEMSPTSMIMIHNPSMMLYGQASELEQGIDFLNEVKESIINAYQIKTGLSRSKLSYLMDGETWMNAHSAHDMGFCDKILYGNDDSTDNQDMIFDKTTMVTNTIAAMRKKLKPIVKPEDSKYCIPSEQFETRLNLLK